Below is a genomic region from Catenuloplanes atrovinosus.
CGCCGTGAACAGTGCGTTCCTCGCCCTGGGGCACTGGAAGCTGACCGGCGACCCGTGGGACTGGAACGTCGCCTGGCGCACGTTCTGCGACCCGTTCGACGGTTTCAAGCAGTCCGTGGCCGACGCGACCGACCACGAGTCGATCCTCGTCGCCCGGCTGAGGGGCGCGTTGCTGCGCTACCCGGCGGACACGTCGCTCGCCGCGCTGGTGGACGAACTGCGCAGCCGGAGCCGCATGTTCGACACCCTGTGGCGCACGCCGCGACCGGTGACGGCGTACGAGAGCAGCGCCGCGTTCGTCCACCCGGACGGCGAGTCGGTCACGCTGGTCGGCAGCCTGCTCGCCATCCCGGGCGACGATCTGGCGGCGCTGATGCTCACCGCGGCGCCGGGCTCGCACGACGCGGCGCGGCTCGCCGAACTCGTCGAGGGAGCCGGGGAACCGGCGATCATCAGGGTGGGCCGGCCCGGCCCAGGATAACCGCGCCAGCTCCTGCGATCTTGAGTGACGTCGCCGGCAAGACGG
It encodes:
- a CDS encoding helix-turn-helix domain-containing protein, producing MERQEFGAAVRQLRESTTPAAVGLSVGRRRVPGLRREELGDLAGMSADYVRRLEQGRSHPSAGVVNAIARALRIGRADYERLCALAGYAAADGQVPDDVGPGAMRLLERFTDTPMFVSDAAMNLIAVNSAFLALGHWKLTGDPWDWNVAWRTFCDPFDGFKQSVADATDHESILVARLRGALLRYPADTSLAALVDELRSRSRMFDTLWRTPRPVTAYESSAAFVHPDGESVTLVGSLLAIPGDDLAALMLTAAPGSHDAARLAELVEGAGEPAIIRVGRPGPG